The sequence below is a genomic window from Abyssisolibacter fermentans.
GTTTTATTGACCATTCATTTTGAAATAATAAAACAGGTTCTTTATCTTTATTTTCAACTAGCATTGTATCCATAGGAAGAGAAAAAGTATCTGGATTAAAATCAGGCATTTCAACCCAACGAATATAACGATAAGGAAGATTTTCTCTAATTATATCAGCGCCATATTCATTTTTGAGACGGTATTCTAGTACTTCAAATTGAAGAACACCAACTACGCCAACGATTAACTCTTCCATACCAATATGAGGTCTTTTATATACTTGTATAGTTCCTTCTTCTGCTAATTGAGTAATACCTTTTAAAAATTGCTTTCTTTTAAGAGAATTTTTAGTGTATATTTTAGCGAAATGCTCCGGAGCAAATTGTGGTATACCTCCATATTGTAGTTTTGATTGATCTTCACATAATGTATCGCCAATGTTAAATATTCCTGGATCATGAATTCCAATAATATCACCAGGGTAAGCAACATCAACTATAGCTCTATCTTGAGCTAAAAATTGCTGAGGCTGGGCGAGTCTTACTTTTTTATTTTTTTGCACATGGTTTACAAGCATTCCTTTTTCAAATTTACCTGAGCAAATTCTTAGAAATGCAATTCTATCTCTATGCGCAGGATTCATATTTGCTTGTATTTTGAAAATAAAGCCAGAAAAATTTTCAGACTCAGGATTAATATCTCCTAAATTACTTTTACGAGGTTTTGGAGGTGTTGTAATTTCTAAGAAAGATTTTAGAAATGGTTCAACTCCAAAGTTAGTAAGAGCACTACCGAAGAACATAGGTGTGAGTTCACCATTTAATATTTGCTCAAGGTCATAGTCATCTCCTGCAATATCCAGTAGTTCAATGTCATTTTGTAATTTTTGATGAAGATGCTCACCTAGTAGTTCATTGAATTTTTCATCATTGATATCTCCAGTGACTACTTCTGCAATAGACTGACCATGGTTACCATCATTAAAAAGTTCAATTTGGTTTTTTTGACGATTGAAAACGCCTTTAAAATTACTATCCGAACGTATTGGCCAGTTCATAGGATAAGAACGAATCCCAAGCACTTTTTCAATTTCTTCCATTAGCTCAAAAGGATCTTTACCGCGGCGATCCATTTTATTGATGAAAGTAAAAATAGGAATACCTCTCATTTTACAAACTTGAAATAGTTTTTTTGTTTGATCTTCAACACCTTTAGCACAATCGATTACCATTACAGCACTATCTGCAGCCATAAGAGTTCTATAGGTATCTTCACTAAAATCCTGATGTCCTGGTGTATCAAGAATGTTAATACAAAAATCATTATAATTGAATTGAAGTACACTAGAGGTTACAGAAATCCCTCTTTTTTTCTCGATTTCCATCCAGTCTGATACAGCATGTTTATTAGCTCTCCTTGATTTAACCGATCCTGCTGATCTAATAGCGCCTCCATATAATAGTAGTTTTTCAGTCAAAGTTGTTTTACCAGCATCCGGATGAGAAATAATTGCAAAGGTTCTTCTTCTTTTAACCTCTTGTATAAAGCTAAGATTTTCTTCTGACATTTTTATCTTCCTTTATCTAAATTATTTTATTAATTATTATTCTAATAAAAGTGTAACCTTTTACATGTTATACTTTTATTGTGAATCTGTCAATTGTTATTAGGACAAAAAACAATATTAATCAGAAAGTGTTAAAAAATGTGATATAGAATATATTAACTGGTTTTAAACTAGGTTGTTTTAAAGTTTACAATATATATACCGTGATGTAAAATATTATTGAAAAAATAATATCATATTTATATAAAATCACAATCTTATGGAGGTTAATTCATGAAAAGGTTAAATAAAACATTAATTAGTTTTTTAGTTATTACATTATGTTTTGTTGTGTCAACATCAGTTATATATGGTGAAGGATGTAACAAAAAAGAAGACCAAATAAATATTAACAACATATGCTATGATGATGAAAATTATGTTTATTTTGAAATAGGCAAGCAAATGGCACGATTAAAGAAGGATTTTTCAGGAGAATTTGAAATACTAACTGAAAAAGAACAGAACGAAATAGAATTATTAAAAAATAAAGAAAAATGTTTTGAAATAGAAGGAGAAGAAATAGATAGTCAGTATATTGAAATTAAAGACAATATTCTTTATTACAATGGTTTAAAGCTTTTAGATATAAAAAAATACATAGATGAAGATAATCAATTTTACAAGGAGCATACTGATGTTGAAAGAAAACCAATAATTAATTATTTATATAAATATATATTAGATGATAAAAGAATTCTGTATATTGTAAAAACTAAGACTTGTTTAGCTATATCAGCGCCATATACTCCTTCTTATTCAGACTACGTTATAGTTAATGAAGATAACATTCAAGGAATAAGTATAGAAAAAGATTTTGACCTAGACAAAATATTAACAAATAATAATGGAATATTGATGGTAGGGTATAAGGAGATACATCCTATGATGCACAATAGCAAGATATATTATGTAGATACTGATAAATATATTGCACATGACTTAATTGAAAATGTAGAAGATGAGTGGGTTATGTTACAAGAAGAAGTAGGAATAAATAATGATTTATTTGTGTTCTTTGTAACCCAAAAAGGTAAGGAAAGTGACAAAAAAATAAATGGATTCTATAATGTAAATGCAGATAAAAAAATAATAAAAAGAAAAGAAGATATTTCAATAATAAATGAAAAATATACAAATGAGTATCATAACTATTATTTAAGTAGAGATGATGAAATTTATTATATAAGTGATAATGTAAACGGAGTAGTTAATTTAACTAAAGGAACATTCAAAGAATTTAAAATGTATGCACAAATAAAAATTGATGATGAATATGTTAGATTTAATGATGAGCTTGGTCATCCATTCATAGATGAAAATAACCGCATGCAAGTACCATTTAGAGCAACGTTAGAAAAATTTGAAGCGACAGTAAAGTGGGATAATGACTTACTAACAGCGGTAGCAATAAAAGATGATATAACAGTTGAAGTTCCAATAAATAAAAAATATATATTAAAAAACGGAGAAAAGATAGAAAATGATACTAATGCTGTAATAAAAAATGAAAGAACATATTTACCAATAAGAGCTGTCATGGAAGCTTTTGGGTGTGAAGTAAGCTTTGATAGTGAAACGGATACAGCAATAATTAATACAAAATAGCAACTTATTAATAATTTATAAAAGGAGTTGTCTAGGAATTTGAGACAGCTCCTTTAGTACAAATATTTCAAAGATAAGGTAATGTTCATCAAGAACCTGTAGATTTGTAATGCTTTACTCCTATATTCCATATCATTACGCAAGGAATAATAAATATTATTCCATATAAAGGGGTAAGCATATATTTAAAGCTGTTTCCCTTTATTTTATCTAATATAAACATAAGTGGTAAATAGTTTACTGTTCCAAAAGGAATAACAAAGGTAAAAAATTTTCTAACCCATTCCTTATAAATATTTAAAGGATATTGAGACATTTCTCTACCACCGTCTGTAAATATATTTATTACTTCTAAACCCTCAGTAGTCCAAAAGCATAATGCAGCACCTAGCATGTATATACCTGTAAATATGAAGATGCCACTTATAATCATAAGTATTAAGGTTATTATTTTGTATATATCCCAAGCTATGGTGAGGTTAGATATTGAATATATTAATACAATAATACTTTGCGAAAGCCTTCCTATTCTTGTGAATTCAAACTTTGAACCAAGTACTTGGAGTATTGTGCTTTGAGGTCTGACTAAAATCCTATCAAAATCACCATTTATAATAATAGATGAAAAAGAGTCAAATCCTCTTGCAAAACATTCGCTTA
It includes:
- a CDS encoding peptide chain release factor 3, with product MSEENLSFIQEVKRRRTFAIISHPDAGKTTLTEKLLLYGGAIRSAGSVKSRRANKHAVSDWMEIEKKRGISVTSSVLQFNYNDFCINILDTPGHQDFSEDTYRTLMAADSAVMVIDCAKGVEDQTKKLFQVCKMRGIPIFTFINKMDRRGKDPFELMEEIEKVLGIRSYPMNWPIRSDSNFKGVFNRQKNQIELFNDGNHGQSIAEVVTGDINDEKFNELLGEHLHQKLQNDIELLDIAGDDYDLEQILNGELTPMFFGSALTNFGVEPFLKSFLEITTPPKPRKSNLGDINPESENFSGFIFKIQANMNPAHRDRIAFLRICSGKFEKGMLVNHVQKNKKVRLAQPQQFLAQDRAIVDVAYPGDIIGIHDPGIFNIGDTLCEDQSKLQYGGIPQFAPEHFAKIYTKNSLKRKQFLKGITQLAEEGTIQVYKRPHIGMEELIVGVVGVLQFEVLEYRLKNEYGADIIRENLPYRYIRWVEMPDFNPDTFSLPMDTMLVENKDKEPVLLFQNEWSIKHVEERNENVILRETSLK
- a CDS encoding copper amine oxidase N-terminal domain-containing protein — its product is MKRLNKTLISFLVITLCFVVSTSVIYGEGCNKKEDQININNICYDDENYVYFEIGKQMARLKKDFSGEFEILTEKEQNEIELLKNKEKCFEIEGEEIDSQYIEIKDNILYYNGLKLLDIKKYIDEDNQFYKEHTDVERKPIINYLYKYILDDKRILYIVKTKTCLAISAPYTPSYSDYVIVNEDNIQGISIEKDFDLDKILTNNNGILMVGYKEIHPMMHNSKIYYVDTDKYIAHDLIENVEDEWVMLQEEVGINNDLFVFFVTQKGKESDKKINGFYNVNADKKIIKRKEDISIINEKYTNEYHNYYLSRDDEIYYISDNVNGVVNLTKGTFKEFKMYAQIKIDDEYVRFNDELGHPFIDENNRMQVPFRATLEKFEATVKWDNDLLTAVAIKDDITVEVPINKKYILKNGEKIENDTNAVIKNERTYLPIRAVMEAFGCEVSFDSETDTAIINTK
- a CDS encoding ABC transporter permease, which translates into the protein MKLYFRYMSILLKSQMEYRVSFILLSIGQFFVPFLIFVSIFLLFERFPNIGGWSLYEVALCYSVIHISFSLSECFARGFDSFSSIIINGDFDRILVRPQSTILQVLGSKFEFTRIGRLSQSIIVLIYSISNLTIAWDIYKIITLILMIISGIFIFTGIYMLGAALCFWTTEGLEVINIFTDGGREMSQYPLNIYKEWVRKFFTFVIPFGTVNYLPLMFILDKIKGNSFKYMLTPLYGIIFIIPCVMIWNIGVKHYKSTGS